One region of Streptomyces capillispiralis genomic DNA includes:
- a CDS encoding DMT family transporter, with translation MSSVTATTTTPSPAPSAPRGARPRLDWRLRFGALSLIWGFSFLLIKVGTQGYAPFQVTLGRLAFGTAVLAVAMAVRREGLPRGARTWGHLAVAGFLLNALPFSLFAFAELTIPSTLAGICNATSPLWGMALSLVALSEDRPTRVRVAGLGVGFLGVLTVLGAWQGFQGLDARGTALALLASLSYPVGWIYVRRTLAGSSHSHLSLTGGQLLLATVQLAVVTPLFTTLPTTVAVGPLLAIAALGTLGTGLAVLVQYGIVAEVGPTTGQMVTYFVPVIAAAAGVALLGETLTWSTPVGAVIVLAGAALTQVGPKRA, from the coding sequence ATGAGCAGCGTCACCGCGACCACCACCACGCCGAGCCCGGCCCCTTCGGCCCCGCGAGGGGCCCGCCCCCGCCTGGACTGGCGTCTGCGCTTCGGCGCCCTGTCCCTGATCTGGGGCTTCAGTTTCCTCCTCATCAAGGTCGGCACCCAGGGCTACGCCCCCTTCCAGGTCACGCTCGGCCGGCTGGCCTTCGGCACCGCCGTCCTCGCGGTCGCGATGGCGGTACGGCGGGAGGGGCTGCCGCGCGGTGCGCGCACCTGGGGCCACCTCGCGGTCGCCGGATTCCTGCTGAACGCGCTGCCGTTCTCGCTGTTCGCCTTCGCGGAGCTGACCATCCCGTCCACGCTGGCCGGCATCTGCAACGCGACCTCGCCGCTGTGGGGCATGGCGCTGTCGCTGGTGGCCCTGTCCGAGGACCGGCCGACCCGGGTGCGGGTGGCGGGGCTCGGGGTGGGCTTCCTCGGGGTGCTGACCGTGCTGGGCGCCTGGCAGGGTTTCCAGGGCCTGGACGCCCGCGGCACCGCGCTGGCCCTGCTGGCCTCGCTGAGCTATCCCGTCGGCTGGATCTACGTCCGCCGCACCCTGGCGGGCAGCAGCCACTCCCACCTGTCCCTGACCGGCGGCCAGTTGCTGCTGGCCACGGTCCAACTGGCCGTGGTGACACCGCTGTTCACCACCCTGCCGACCACCGTCGCCGTGGGGCCGCTGCTGGCGATCGCCGCGCTGGGCACGCTGGGCACCGGACTGGCCGTCCTCGTCCAGTACGGCATAGTCGCCGAGGTCGGTCCGACGACCGGCCAGATGGTCACTTACTTCGTCCCGGTGATCGCCGCCGCGGCCGGTGTCGCACTGCTCGGCGAGACGCTGACCTGGTCGACGCCGGTGGGCGCCGTGATCGTACTGGCGGGTGCGGCGCTGACGCAGGTCGGGCCGAAGAGGGCGTAG